Part of the Streptomyces europaeiscabiei genome is shown below.
GGGAACAGCAGGGCCAAGCCCACGACCAGACAGACCACGACCACGCCCGTGACCCACCCGGGCGAGGCGTGCACCATCAGCGCCGCCGTCCCCCAGGCGGCCAGCGCCGGAGGCACCAGACGCAGATCCGTCGGTCCCTCCTGCCTGGGGTGGGCGTCGCCGAGCCGGGCACCGGAGGCCGCGTGCACGGCGGCCCGCAGCGGAGCGACCCGCACACCGGCCGCCGCCGACACCCCCTCGTCCGTCGCCGTCATGGCCGTACGAGATTTCGCAGGTCGGCGAAGCGGCGGTCGCCGATGCCGGTCACCTCGCGCAGTTCGTCGACCGAGCGGAAGCCGCCGTGCCGGGTGCGGTAGTCGATGATGTGCTGGGCGAGGACGGGGCCGACGCCGGGCAGGGTGTCCAGCTGGTCGGCGGTGGCCGCGTTGAGGGAGACGGGGGTTGTGGGCGCCGCCCCGGTCACGGCTCCCCCGGTCACGGCCGCACCACCCCCGCCCGCCCCTGCCCCGGGCGCCGCGCCCGGGGCAGGGGCGGGCACCGGACTCCCGACCAGGACCTGTTCCCCGTCCACGAGGAGTCGGGCGCGGTTGAGGCCGTCGGTGTTCGCACCCCGCCGCACACCGCCCGCCGCCCGCAGCGCGTCGGCGACCCGGGAACCCGCCGGCAACCGTTGGATCCCTGGTCTGCGCACCTTCCCGCCGACGTCCACCACGATCGAGGGCCCGGCAGTCGAAGCCACCGCCCCGGCCGAGTCGCCCGACACCGCCGCCCGGCCGTTACCGGGCTCACCGAACGAGGCCGGCGGCCCCCCGGAAGCCCCCGGGGCGCCCGCCCGCACCACCTCGGGCGCACTCACCGGCTGGGTCCGGCCCGCCCAGAAGTGCTGTGCCGCGAACACCGCCGCGACGACCAGCACCACACTCAGCGCGACCACGCTCTTCCGCTCGATGCCGCACCGCACCTGCAACCACAACGGCAACCGCTCCCGCACAGCCGGCCCCACCCGCTCCCGCCACGCACCGCTCGCTTCACGATCGACAGAGCTGTCGTCAGCGCCACTCCCGCCGAGGCCTCGCCCAGCCGCGACGCCCCCGCCCAGGAGGTCACCGGCACCGTCGGCCCGCCCCACGAACTCGTCCACAGCACCGTCCACGGCAAGAGCACCGGAGTCGACCGCCCCCTCCGCAGTGAGCGCGCGGGAGCCACGAGCGCTGACGGCCCCCTCCTGGACAAGAGCTCCCGGCCCCGCGGCCCCCTCCCGGGCCACGCCGTCCCCGACCCCCGTCCTGCCCCTGGGCGGACCCGGCGGCCCATGCCCCGACTCCCGGGGCTCCCTGGCCCTTTCGGGGAACAGGGCCTCCGCGCGCAGACGGAGTGTCTCCGCCGAGGCCCGGCGGCGTGCGGCCCTGCCCCTCTGCCGTCGAGGGCGGTGCCGGGCGCGCCCGTCGGAGGACGGGCCCCGGCCCGGACCGCTGGTGACCGTCGCAGTACGTGAACGTGATCGAAGTGCCATGCGACGAGGATCGGGTAACCTCACCGACTCGCGATGATCTTGCTCGATTCCCGTGGATTACTGCCTGGTTGTGGATAACTCCGTCACCTGCACGAGCGACGGAACCCGCGTGAGCCGACTCACCGGGGCGAGACGACGACCCCCAACAACCCAGGCCCCGTATGCGCCCCGATCACCGCCCCGACCTCGCTGACATGCAGATCGGCCAGCCCGGGCACCCGGTCCCGCAGCCGCTCCGCGAGCGCCGAGGCCCGTTCGGGCGCGGCGAGGTGATGGACGGCGATGTCGACCGGCGCGCCCCCCGCCCGCTCGGCGACGATCTCCTCCAGTCGGGCGATCGCCTTGGAGGCCGTGCGGACCTTCTCCAGCATCTCGATGCGACCGCCGTCCAGCTGCAGCAGCGGCTTGACGGCCAGCGCGGAACCGAACAGTGCCTGTGCCGCGCCGATCCGTCCGCCCCGGCGGAGATAGTCCAGGGTGTCGACGTAGAAGAAGGCGGACGTTCCCGCGGCCCGCTTCTCGGCGGCCGTGACGGCTTCGTCCACGGTGCCGCCCGCCTCCGCGCACTGGGCGGCTGCCAGGGCGCAGAACCCGAGGGCCATCGCGACCATCCCGGTGTCCACCACCCGCACCGGCACGGGTGCCTCGCGCGCCGCGAGCACGGCCGCGTCGTACGTGCCCGAGAACTCGGCGGAGAGATGGAGGGAGACGATGCCCGTGGCGCCCGACTCCGCGATCCTGCGATAGGTCTTGGCGAACAGTTCGGGGCTGGGGCGGGAGGTGGTGACGGGCCGTCGCTTCTGCAGCGCCTGGGCCAGGGACCGCGCCGAGATCTCGGTGCCCTCGTCGAGCGCCTGGTCGCCGAGGACCACGGTCAGGGGAACCGCGATGATGCCGTGCCGCTCCATCGCCGGCGGCGGCAGGTAGGCCGTTGAATCGGTGACGATCGCGACATGGCGGGACATGAGCTGGAGGTTACCCGCCGAGCCCCGCCGACGGCAGCCCGGCCCCTCTCACCTGTGACCGTACGGAGCGAGCCGAACGGGCCGGCCGGATCAAGTCGTGCTTTCCGGACGGGGCTTCTTCTGCCACGGGTACGTCGGCCGCGCACTCGGCGGGGCGATCGCAGGCTTGGGCGGCTCCTCGCCACCACGGGACTCACCACCACGGGACTCGGCGGCGCGCGACTCGGGAGTCTCCTGCCAGGTCTGCCCCGTGGAGGCGGTGGCCTCGGGCTTCGGTGCCTCGGGCCACACCGAGGCGGGTTCCGTCGTCCAGTGCCGCAGCGCGCCCGCCTCGACGTCGATCTGCGCGCTGAGCGTGTCCAGGTCGTCCTCCGCGAACTTGCGGGCCCGGTCGTGCGCCGCCCAGCGCAGCGAGTCGGCGGACTTGACGACCCGCTCCGTACGCTCGCGCAGCGCGGGCAGCCGCTGGGCCAGCTTGCTCCGGTCCGGCTCCGGCTCCAGGCGCCGCAGCTCGTCGTCCAGCTCCCGGCCGTGCTTGCTGAGCTGCTCGAAGAGGGCCAGGGACTCCTTCAGGGACTCGTCCTCGCCCACCCCCGCCTGCAACGCCTCCTGGGTGGCCCGCATCGACGTGCGCAACTTCAGCCGCAGATCGGCCAGTTGCCCCGCCGGTCCCGGCTGGGCCAGGCTTCTGGCGCGCAGGGTGGTGTCCTCGACGGTCCGCTTGGCCTGCGTGATCGTACGGTCCACGCCGCGCTTGGCCGCGCCGACCGCCTTCACCGTGGCGTATGCGCCCAGCACCACGAACAGCACGAAGAACAAGGCGACGACTGCGATGACGGCTTCCACGACGCGCTCCTTCTCCGACCGGCACGGCATGTGCTGCGGCGCTCTTCCACGGTAAACGCAACAGGCAGGTCCCTAGTTCCATCGGAACCCGGAACCTGCCCGTAGGGGACACCCCTGAACCACTACCCGACGGCGGCCGTACGACTACCCACAGCCACCACCCGGCCGCCGACGGCCGTCCCACGGCATCGCCTCGCTCACGTGACGATGTTCACCAGCTTCGGCGCCCGCACGATCACCTTCCGGATCGGCGCCCCGGCCAGCGCCGCGACCACCTTCTCGTCGCCCAGGGCCACCTTCTCCAGCTCCTCCTCGGAGATGGCCGGCGACACCTCCAGGCGGGCCTTGACCTTGCCCTTGATCTGGACGACACAGGTGACGGCCTCGTCGACGACGTACGCGGGGTCGGCGACGGGGAAGTCCCTGTGCACGACCGAATCCGCGTGCCCCAGCTTGCGCCACAGCTCCTCGGCGATGTGCGGGGCCAGCGGCGCGACCAGCAGGACCAGGGCCTCGGCGACGGAGCGGGACACCGGGCCGCCCACCTTGGTCAGGTGGTTGTTCAGCTCGGTGACCTTGGCGATCGCGGTGTTGAACCGCATGCCCTCCAGGTCCTGCCGTACGCCGTCGATGGCCTTGTGCAGCGCGCGCAGGGTGTCCTCGCCGGGCTCGGCGTCCACCACGGTCGCCTCGCCGGTGGCCTCGTCGACGACGTTGCGCCACAGCCGCTGCAGCAGCCGGTACTGGCCCACCACCGCGCGCGTGTCCCACGGCCGGGAGACGTCCAGCGGGCCCATCGCCATCTCGTACAGCCGCAGCGTGTCCGCGCCGTACTCCGCGCAGATGGACTCCGGAGTGACCGCGTTCTTCAGGGACTTGCCCATCTTGCCCAGCACGCGGCTGACCTTCTCGCCCTCGTAGAAGAAGGCGCCGTCGCGCTCCTCCACCTCGGCGGCCGGCACCGCGAAGCCACGGCTGTCGCGGTAGACGAAGGCCTGGATCATGCCCTGGTTGAACAGCCTGTGGAACGGCTCGGCCGAGGAGACGTGCCCCAGGTCGAACAGGACCTTGGACCAGAAGCGCGCGTACAGCAGGTGCAGCACGGCGTGCTCGGCGCCGCCTACGTACAGGTCGACACCGCCGTGCGGCTGCCCCTCGCGCGGGCCCATCCAGTAGCGCTCGATCTCCGGGTCGACCAGCTTCTCGGAGTTGTGCGGGTCCAGGTAGCGCAGCTCGTACCAGCAGGAACCGGCCCAGTTGGGCATGGTGTTGGTCTCGCGGCGGTAGGGGCGCGGGCCGCGGCCGTCGCCCAGGTCCAGCGTGACGTTCACCCAGTCCTCGTTGCGCGACAGCGGCGTCTCGGGCCGGGTGTCGGCATCGTCGGGCTCGAAGGTGCGCGGCGAGTAGTCCTCGACCTCGGGCAGCTCCAGCGGCAGCATCGACTCGGGCAGCGGGTGGGCGACGCCGTCCTCGTCGTAGACGATCGGGAAGGGCTCGCCCCAGTAGCGCTGGCGGCTGAACAGCCAGTCGCGCAGACGGAAGTTGACGGTGCCCCGACCGATACCGGACCGCTCCAGCCACTCGATGATGCGCGTCTTGGCCTCGGCGACACCCAGGCCGTCCAGGGACACACCCTCACCGGTGGAGTTGATGATCTTCGCGTCGTACGACCCGAAGGCGTCCTCCCAGGTGGAGGTGTCCGTGCCGCGGCCGTCGGTGGGCTCGACGATGCAGGTGATCGGCAGTTCGAAGGCGCGCGCGAACTCGAAGTCACGCTGGTCGCCCGCCGGGACGGCCATGATCGCGCCGGTGCCGTAGCCCATCAGGACGTAGTCGGCGATGAAGACCGGGATCTTCTCGCCGTTGACCGGGTTGGTCGCGAACGAGCCGATGAAGACACCGGTCTTGTCCTTGGCCTCGGCCTGCCGCTCGACATCCGACTTCGAGGCCGCCTGCGCGCGGTAGGCGGTGACGGCCTCGGCCGGGGTCGCATGACCGCCGGTCCACACGTCGCGGGTGCCCTCGGGCCAGACGTCCGGGGTGAACTTGTCGACCAGCGGGTGCTCGGGGGCCAGGACCATGTAGGTCGCGCCGAACAGGGTGTCGGGGCGGGTGGTGAAGACGGTGATGTGCTCGCCGTCGATGGGGAAGTCGACGCGGGCGCCCTCGGAACGGCCGATCCAGTTGCGCTGCTGCAGCTTGATGGCCTCGGGCCAGTCCAGCTCGTTCAGGTCGTCCAGCAGCCGGTCGGCGTACGCGGTGATGCGCATGTTCCACTGGCGCAGCTTGGCCTTGAAGACGGGGAAGTTGCCGCGCTCGGAGCGGCCGTCGGCGGTGACCTCCTCGTTGGCCAGCACGGTGCCCAGTCCGGGACACCAGTTGACCGGCGCGTCGGAGGCGTACGCCAGGCGGTACTCGCCCAGCACGTCGGCGCGTTCGCCGGCGCTCAGCGCGCTCCAGGAGCCGCCCTCGGACAGCGCGCGCTCACCGGACTCGAACTGCGCCACCAGCTCGGCGATCGGGCGGGCCTTCCTCGCCTCGTCGTCGTACCAGGAGTTGAAGATCTGCAGGAAGATCCACTGGGTCCACTTGTAGTAGTCCGGGTCGATCGTGGCGAACGACCGGCGCTTGTCGTGGCCCAGGCCCAGCCGGCGCAGCTGGGACTTCATGTTGTTGATCGCCGCTTCGGTGGTGATCCGGGGGTGCTCACCGGTCTGTACGGCGTGCTGCTCGGCGGGCAGGCCGAAGGCGTCGAAGCCCAGGGTGTGCAGGACGTTGTGGCCGGTCATCCGCTGGAAGCGGGCGAAGACGTCGGTGGCGATGTAGCCCAGGGGGTGGCCGACGTGCAGACCCGCACCGGAGGGGTACGGGAACATGTCCATGATGAACTTCTTGGGCTTGGCGGCCTGCTCGGCGTCGCCCGCCAGGTCGCCGCTCGGGTTCGGCGCGGCGTAGGTGCCCTCGACGTCCCAGAAGTCCTGCCAGCGTGCCTCGATCTCGGCCGCGACGGCGGCCGTGTAGCGGTGCGGCGCGGCCTCCACCGATACACCTGTGGCGGCGGGGTTCGTCTCGCTCATGATCCTCAAAGCTCCATCGATCGTCTCTGCCAGCGGCTGTGTCGTCAGGAAACGAAAAATCCCCTCGCACAGGAGGGGACGCCGCGCCGATTCCGACCACGCCGTTCATCGGCGGTCGGGACTGATCAGCGCGGCTCACTAAGCAGAAGGCGTACGGCACGCATGGGCTCAGGGTACCGCAGCCCCCACAGCCGCCGCGACGAGGTTCAGGCCCGCCGACAGCCCCCGCCGAGTGCCCCGCAGCACCGTCGATGGACAGGAACCAGTGGCGTGTCAGCCACGCGATCCGGCCAAATAAGTTGAACTTTATTCAAAACTTACTCCGCGTAACAACCACTAACGGGCATCACGGATGTGAGATTGGCCCTTCATAACGACGCAATAACTGAAACCTCGTACCGCCCGGTATTGGCACCACTTACAGTTCGACGACGGGACCGCTTTCCCGAACTGTTCGGAGTTGCCCCCATGAACCCTCGTCGCAGTAACAGCTCGCTGCCCCAGACCGGCCGGTCGGCCTACGGGATAGCCACGGCTGCCGCTCTGCTGCTGATACCCGTAAGCGTGCTGGTCGGAGGTGACGCATACCGGGAGTTCCTCGACTTCGGAGCGGGCGTTCTCTCGCTCGTCTCGTTGACCCTCTCGGTGCTCTGGGGGCTCGTCGCCCAGGACCGGACCCTGCTCACCGTGCGCCAGCGGATCATCGGCCAGGCCGTCCACCGAACGACCGCCATCGCGTCGGTCGCCTTCCTGGTGCTGCATGTCACGGTCAAGCTGGCGCTGAACCACGTCTCCGCGATCGCCCTGTTCCCCTTCGCCCTCGGCGTGACGGGCACAGGCGCCCTCATCGGCTTCGGCGCGACCGCCGGGTCAATGATGATCTTCGTCGCCATCACCGGCGCACTGCGAAGCAACTTCGCCTCCCCGGCGCCGGTCGCGGCACGCTGGCGCGCGATGCACATGATGGCCTACCCGGCCTGGTGTTTCGCGCTCGTGCACGGACTCTACGCGGGTCGCGAAGCGAAGCCGATCTTCGTGATCCTCTACTCCGTCGGCCTCGTCGCCGTCGCCGCCGCCCTGCTGCTGCGCTCCGCTCCGCGCCAGGTCAAGCGCGAGGT
Proteins encoded:
- the leuS gene encoding leucine--tRNA ligase; the protein is MSETNPAATGVSVEAAPHRYTAAVAAEIEARWQDFWDVEGTYAAPNPSGDLAGDAEQAAKPKKFIMDMFPYPSGAGLHVGHPLGYIATDVFARFQRMTGHNVLHTLGFDAFGLPAEQHAVQTGEHPRITTEAAINNMKSQLRRLGLGHDKRRSFATIDPDYYKWTQWIFLQIFNSWYDDEARKARPIAELVAQFESGERALSEGGSWSALSAGERADVLGEYRLAYASDAPVNWCPGLGTVLANEEVTADGRSERGNFPVFKAKLRQWNMRITAYADRLLDDLNELDWPEAIKLQQRNWIGRSEGARVDFPIDGEHITVFTTRPDTLFGATYMVLAPEHPLVDKFTPDVWPEGTRDVWTGGHATPAEAVTAYRAQAASKSDVERQAEAKDKTGVFIGSFATNPVNGEKIPVFIADYVLMGYGTGAIMAVPAGDQRDFEFARAFELPITCIVEPTDGRGTDTSTWEDAFGSYDAKIINSTGEGVSLDGLGVAEAKTRIIEWLERSGIGRGTVNFRLRDWLFSRQRYWGEPFPIVYDEDGVAHPLPESMLPLELPEVEDYSPRTFEPDDADTRPETPLSRNEDWVNVTLDLGDGRGPRPYRRETNTMPNWAGSCWYELRYLDPHNSEKLVDPEIERYWMGPREGQPHGGVDLYVGGAEHAVLHLLYARFWSKVLFDLGHVSSAEPFHRLFNQGMIQAFVYRDSRGFAVPAAEVEERDGAFFYEGEKVSRVLGKMGKSLKNAVTPESICAEYGADTLRLYEMAMGPLDVSRPWDTRAVVGQYRLLQRLWRNVVDEATGEATVVDAEPGEDTLRALHKAIDGVRQDLEGMRFNTAIAKVTELNNHLTKVGGPVSRSVAEALVLLVAPLAPHIAEELWRKLGHADSVVHRDFPVADPAYVVDEAVTCVVQIKGKVKARLEVSPAISEEELEKVALGDEKVVAALAGAPIRKVIVRAPKLVNIVT
- a CDS encoding ComEA family DNA-binding protein; this translates as MDGAVDEFVGRADGAGDLLGGGVAAGRGLGGSGADDSSVDREASGAWRERVGPAVRERLPLWLQVRCGIERKSVVALSVVLVVAAVFAAQHFWAGRTQPVSAPEVVRAGAPGASGGPPASFGEPGNGRAAVSGDSAGAVASTAGPSIVVDVGGKVRRPGIQRLPAGSRVADALRAAGGVRRGANTDGLNRARLLVDGEQVLVGSPVPAPAPGAAPGAGAGGGGAAVTGGAVTGAAPTTPVSLNAATADQLDTLPGVGPVLAQHIIDYRTRHGGFRSVDELREVTGIGDRRFADLRNLVRP
- a CDS encoding DegV family protein, giving the protein MSRHVAIVTDSTAYLPPPAMERHGIIAVPLTVVLGDQALDEGTEISARSLAQALQKRRPVTTSRPSPELFAKTYRRIAESGATGIVSLHLSAEFSGTYDAAVLAAREAPVPVRVVDTGMVAMALGFCALAAAQCAEAGGTVDEAVTAAEKRAAGTSAFFYVDTLDYLRRGGRIGAAQALFGSALAVKPLLQLDGGRIEMLEKVRTASKAIARLEEIVAERAGGAPVDIAVHHLAAPERASALAERLRDRVPGLADLHVSEVGAVIGAHTGPGLLGVVVSPR